In a genomic window of Sulfurovum xiamenensis:
- a CDS encoding YbaB/EbfC family nucleoid-associated protein has protein sequence MFEGFDLSNMGKMMEQMQEKAKEIQEQAKNIQFTAKAGGGLIELTANGAGEVIDLTIDDSLLEDKESLQILLISAMNDVNKMIEDNKKSQAMGMMGGMNPFGS, from the coding sequence ATGTTTGAAGGCTTTGACTTGAGCAACATGGGCAAGATGATGGAGCAGATGCAAGAAAAAGCAAAAGAGATACAAGAACAAGCTAAAAATATACAATTTACCGCGAAAGCAGGCGGTGGTCTTATTGAACTTACTGCAAACGGTGCAGGCGAAGTGATAGATCTCACGATAGATGATTCTCTGCTTGAAGACAAAGAGTCTTTACAGATACTGCTCATCTCAGCGATGAATGACGTCAATAAAATGATAGAAGACAATAAAAAGTCTCAGGCGATGGGTATGATGGGTGGAATGAACCCGTTCGGGTCTTAA